One part of the candidate division WOR-3 bacterium genome encodes these proteins:
- a CDS encoding ABC transporter ATP-binding protein, with amino-acid sequence MWWHDEEEIVEEEEQKSKRDIRLIKKLAPYFKPYIKKIIVATILLLFSTLLTLVGPILIKRVLDYEIPNKNLQGLLFIAFIYFVIQSLIILIRYFQQIEIAMIGERAIADLKFDLFKHTIRLPVEFFDKNPVGRLITRVEGDAETLKNLFSSTAVVLAQDFILLLGMSVIMVVVNWRLYLLILILLPVFLYAFWWFGKHVRPIYISLRKKIAEINSFIMETLRALPIVQVFLQEENFFKRIDKLGREKFDLEMKSMLYWYRIWFLVDLGEIIGILLILGIGGIWALKGMITIGTLFLFINYITKFFGPLRGLSDQFNLIERSFAAAERIFNIFSIPSEFDKEIEKESFSILNDKIKFDNIRFSYEKEDWVLKDLNFEIKKGERIALVGETGGGKTSIISLLLKYYKANVGVVSIDGIDLKRINRYSLRKRIGFVPQDVILFPGTVLDNLRLFNNDIPPEKVYEATQRIGIHEKILNLPKGYDTDIIEQGINLSFGERQLLSFARSLVFDPEIIILDEATSAVDPQSERIIQEGLKELFQNRTAIIVAHRLTTTRLADRILIIHNGKLVEQGSHSELLKKKGFYCNFYKLQYLQQKVG; translated from the coding sequence ATGTGGTGGCATGACGAAGAAGAGATTGTAGAAGAAGAAGAACAAAAAAGCAAAAGGGATATTCGCTTAATAAAAAAACTTGCTCCATATTTCAAACCATACATTAAAAAAATAATTGTTGCTACAATATTACTCTTATTTTCTACATTGTTAACCCTCGTTGGTCCAATACTCATTAAAAGGGTGCTTGATTATGAAATTCCGAACAAAAATCTTCAGGGACTTTTGTTTATTGCATTTATTTATTTTGTTATACAAAGTTTAATAATTTTAATAAGGTATTTCCAGCAGATTGAGATTGCAATGATTGGTGAACGGGCAATTGCGGATTTGAAATTCGATTTATTTAAGCACACAATAAGACTACCCGTTGAATTTTTTGATAAGAATCCGGTGGGCAGATTGATTACCCGTGTAGAGGGTGATGCGGAGACATTAAAAAATTTATTCTCTTCCACTGCAGTTGTCCTTGCCCAGGATTTTATATTGCTTTTAGGAATGTCGGTAATTATGGTTGTAGTAAATTGGAGGTTATATCTTTTGATTTTGATACTATTGCCTGTTTTCTTGTATGCCTTCTGGTGGTTCGGTAAGCATGTGCGACCAATATACATCAGTCTACGCAAGAAGATTGCGGAGATAAATAGTTTCATAATGGAGACGCTTCGTGCCCTACCGATAGTTCAGGTATTTCTTCAGGAAGAAAATTTTTTTAAAAGAATTGATAAATTGGGTAGAGAAAAATTTGACCTTGAAATGAAATCAATGTTATACTGGTACCGGATATGGTTTCTGGTAGATTTAGGAGAGATAATTGGCATTTTATTGATATTGGGGATTGGAGGGATATGGGCTTTAAAAGGTATGATAACGATTGGAACGCTTTTTTTATTTATTAACTATATCACAAAATTTTTTGGTCCCCTGCGGGGTTTATCTGACCAGTTCAATCTCATAGAACGCTCTTTTGCTGCAGCAGAAAGAATATTTAATATCTTTTCTATACCTTCGGAATTTGATAAAGAAATTGAGAAAGAAAGTTTTTCAATATTGAATGATAAGATAAAGTTTGATAATATTCGATTTTCCTATGAAAAAGAAGATTGGGTACTAAAAGACCTGAATTTTGAAATAAAAAAAGGCGAAAGGATTGCACTCGTTGGCGAAACCGGCGGCGGCAAGACATCTATTATTTCGCTTTTGTTAAAATACTATAAAGCCAATGTGGGTGTTGTCAGTATTGATGGGATAGATTTAAAAAGAATAAACCGTTATTCACTGCGTAAGAGAATCGGTTTTGTTCCTCAGGATGTCATCCTATTTCCGGGGACAGTCTTAGATAATCTCCGTCTTTTTAATAATGATATCCCACCTGAAAAAGTTTATGAAGCAACACAGAGAATCGGAATACACGAGAAGATTTTAAATTTACCAAAAGGATATGATACCGATATTATTGAACAGGGTATAAATCTTTCATTTGGTGAAAGACAATTGTTATCCTTTGCCCGTTCCCTTGTCTTTGACCCTGAGATAATCATCCTTGACGAGGCGACTTCTGCAGTTGACCCCCAGAGCGAAAGGATTATACAGGAAGGCCTAAAGGAACTCTTTCAAAACCGCACCGCAATAATCGTTGCCCATCGTCTCACCACAACCCGACTCGCTGACCGCATTTTAATAATTCATAATGGCAAACTTGTGGAACAGGGAAGCCATTCCGAACTTCTAAAGAAAAAAGGTTTCTACTGCAATTTTTATAAACTTCAGTACCTCCAGCAAAAGGTAGGATAA
- a CDS encoding GGDEF domain-containing protein: MASGNPCLVLVDERILLKNFALEEREYIIGRADGCDFIIDGKEVSRKHARIYYEDGKFKIEDLKSTNGTFVNGKQITKVELKHGDEINIGNFTIIFDDGRGIEGIYDETQSAYAGNETQKLVAEYKSIAEKIRERDIALRLKQYHEKVLKSRKKLSEQANRDRLTELYNRRYFDRVFEQQFNNAHQNKYPLTIFFIDIDHFKKINDTYSHDKGDEVLRGVAHIIQALCRKDDIVARYGGEEFVVLFPKMDSTSATQIAESMRKIVEEKSAEIIGIKITVSIGVATDFLRFTSFHDFIKSADTALYKAKSMGRNRVVVANE, translated from the coding sequence ATGGCATCAGGCAATCCCTGTCTGGTTCTTGTGGATGAACGGATTTTACTAAAAAATTTTGCCCTTGAAGAAAGGGAATACATCATTGGCCGGGCAGATGGATGTGATTTTATAATTGATGGCAAAGAAGTCTCCCGAAAACATGCCCGAATCTATTATGAAGATGGAAAATTTAAGATTGAAGATTTAAAGAGCACGAATGGAACATTTGTCAATGGTAAACAAATCACCAAGGTTGAATTAAAGCACGGTGATGAAATAAATATCGGTAATTTTACAATAATTTTTGATGATGGCAGAGGCATTGAAGGGATATACGATGAAACACAATCTGCGTACGCTGGTAATGAGACACAAAAACTCGTTGCCGAATATAAATCCATTGCCGAAAAAATTCGGGAAAGGGATATTGCCTTGCGTCTGAAACAATACCATGAGAAAGTTCTTAAGAGCAGAAAAAAACTGTCCGAGCAGGCAAATCGCGACCGATTGACCGAACTTTATAATCGCCGCTATTTTGACCGAGTCTTTGAACAGCAATTCAATAACGCACACCAGAATAAATATCCTCTGACTATATTTTTTATTGATATTGACCATTTTAAAAAAATTAATGATACATACAGCCATGATAAAGGAGATGAAGTATTAAGGGGAGTAGCACATATAATTCAGGCACTATGTAGAAAGGATGATATCGTCGCCCGTTATGGGGGTGAAGAATTTGTTGTTTTGTTTCCCAAAATGGACAGCACGAGTGCAACCCAGATTGCCGAATCAATGCGTAAGATTGTGGAAGAAAAATCGGCTGAGATAATCGGGATAAAAATCACCGTTAGTATTGGCGTTGCTACGGATTTTTTGCGATTTACAAGTTTTCACGACTTTATTAAATCTGCTGATACTGCCCTTTATAAGGCAAAATCAATGGGTCGTAATCGGGTTGTGGTAGCAAATGAATAA
- a CDS encoding serine/threonine-protein kinase codes for MNKEQTIGNYKILKSIGKGGMAQVYTAIQGSLDRIVVIKQMKRNLDGETQTRFKREARICANLNHKNIVEIYDYFRDGGEHYLVMEYIEGLSLADIIEKESPLHPVLAASIAREVCQALVCAHKNGIIHRDIKPKNILISKNGVVKLTDFGVARDIDAPELTTTGAIIGTPFYMSPEQAGGGKVSFQSDIFSLGVVLYEMVTGKKPFVAEESHGIIAKICRGKYKSPFWIDPHHSWRLSRIINKAMKRNPKARYKSAEDMLKALNNFLGWKNQAMVEENIRNVLLRIEQTKEATTIVKGKEKKKKKKQEKSSTGLHFLLVILLILIIILFITYFYILMK; via the coding sequence ATGAATAAAGAACAAACAATTGGAAACTACAAAATCCTGAAATCAATTGGTAAGGGTGGTATGGCTCAAGTCTATACCGCAATTCAGGGTTCACTGGACAGAATTGTTGTCATAAAACAGATGAAGCGAAATCTTGATGGTGAAACACAAACACGATTCAAACGCGAGGCAAGGATATGTGCCAATCTAAATCATAAAAATATCGTTGAGATATATGACTACTTCCGTGATGGTGGCGAACATTATTTAGTGATGGAATATATTGAAGGTTTGAGTCTCGCTGATATAATTGAAAAAGAATCACCCTTACATCCTGTCCTTGCTGCATCCATTGCCCGCGAGGTATGCCAGGCACTGGTCTGTGCCCATAAGAATGGTATCATCCATCGTGATATCAAACCTAAAAATATTCTAATCTCCAAGAATGGTGTGGTAAAACTAACGGATTTTGGAGTAGCACGGGATATTGATGCCCCGGAATTGACCACGACCGGTGCAATCATCGGCACACCATTTTATATGTCACCAGAGCAGGCTGGTGGCGGAAAAGTTTCTTTTCAATCAGATATATTCTCTTTAGGCGTTGTATTATATGAGATGGTAACAGGTAAGAAACCATTTGTGGCTGAAGAAAGCCATGGGATAATTGCCAAGATTTGCCGTGGAAAATATAAATCTCCTTTCTGGATTGACCCGCATCACAGCTGGCGATTGAGTAGAATTATCAATAAAGCAATGAAACGAAATCCCAAGGCTCGTTATAAATCCGCTGAAGATATGCTTAAGGCATTAAATAATTTTTTGGGCTGGAAAAATCAGGCAATGGTTGAGGAGAATATCAGAAATGTACTTTTGCGGATTGAACAGACTAAAGAAGCTACAACGATTGTAAAAGGAAAGGAAAAGAAAAAGAAGAAAAAACAAGAAAAGAGTAGTACCGGACTCCATTTTTTACTCGTGATACTTTTGATTTTAATTATCATTCTTTTTATCACATATTTTTATATCCTCATGAAGTAA
- a CDS encoding RluA family pseudouridine synthase: MENILKKKSFTVQSELGERRLDYAISFFTDLSRKEAREIIENGLVLVNGMRKTFPSTKVKKGDKIIILEYNKIPILYEPAILYEDEQIIIVNKPSGFLTEKIGGEKGAAMNEILKNKDRNVYPVHRLDRETSGVMVFAKNENARDFLIEEFRSRKINKTYIGVVEGVLGQKSGILKGLIQKTKEYAETHYEVMKILKNATILKLMPKTGRTHQLRLQLAQIGHPIIGDKKYYNIKKTKLFFHRQALHSYKINFVHPETKRWVSFTAPIPEDIKELINSLTR; encoded by the coding sequence ATGGAAAATATCCTGAAGAAAAAAAGTTTTACTGTTCAATCGGAATTGGGCGAGCGTCGTCTTGATTATGCTATTTCGTTCTTTACTGATTTATCCCGTAAAGAAGCAAGAGAGATTATAGAAAATGGCCTTGTGCTGGTTAATGGCATGCGAAAAACATTCCCTTCAACAAAAGTGAAAAAAGGTGATAAGATAATCATTCTTGAATACAATAAAATTCCTATTTTATATGAGCCAGCAATATTATATGAAGATGAACAAATAATTATTGTGAATAAACCTTCGGGTTTTCTCACAGAAAAAATAGGCGGGGAAAAGGGCGCTGCAATGAATGAAATTCTAAAAAATAAAGACAGAAACGTTTATCCGGTCCATCGGCTTGACCGCGAGACAAGCGGAGTAATGGTCTTTGCGAAGAACGAAAATGCCCGTGATTTTTTGATTGAAGAATTCAGAAGTCGTAAGATAAACAAAACTTATATTGGAGTTGTTGAAGGGGTGCTGGGTCAAAAAAGTGGTATTTTGAAAGGACTGATTCAAAAGACGAAAGAATATGCTGAGACACATTACGAAGTTATGAAAATATTAAAAAATGCAACAATATTGAAACTGATGCCCAAGACCGGACGCACCCACCAATTGAGATTGCAACTCGCCCAGATAGGACATCCGATTATTGGGGATAAAAAATACTATAATATAAAAAAAACAAAGCTCTTTTTTCACAGGCAGGCATTACATTCTTATAAGATAAACTTCGTCCATCCTGAAACAAAAAGATGGGTGTCTTTTACTGCACCCATCCCTGAGGATATTAAAGAATTAATAAATAGTTTGACTCGTTAA
- a CDS encoding CapA family protein, with the protein MSVLLCYLLCPGFLFSQTPQKLTVISVGDIFIHKSILNSVYDTKEKYYNFYPCFEEVKPYLSSVDLCTAWFGGALDTIGPYTGYPCFKTPRELAYTLKDAGFDLLFRTNHTLDYGVKGLKTTTKILKDTGLVQIGAYVTEEESKEIYVFEKNGIKIAFLSYTYGMNEIPIPKPWMVKLIDLEEIKKDIEMAKPFCDFVIVALHFGIEYERFPNKEQKKTVKKIAEMGADMIIGSHPHVIQPIEVIELEQKKVYVAYSLGNFFCGQRKRYTDTGIMLKYVIAKDSNATYLKEIKYIPTYVAKYKIGDSYKFRILPIEKSIKLYQQDSLQYIGEKNYKRMVEALKETVEHIDNLQINFTKEE; encoded by the coding sequence ATGTCGGTCTTACTTTGTTATCTCTTGTGCCCGGGATTTTTGTTTTCTCAAACACCCCAAAAATTGACCGTTATCTCAGTCGGTGATATATTTATCCACAAAAGCATATTAAACAGTGTTTATGACACAAAAGAGAAATACTACAATTTTTATCCGTGTTTTGAAGAGGTAAAACCTTATCTAAGTTCGGTTGATTTATGCACCGCATGGTTTGGTGGTGCCCTTGATACAATTGGACCCTATACCGGCTATCCCTGTTTTAAAACACCAAGAGAACTTGCTTACACCTTAAAAGATGCAGGCTTTGATCTCCTTTTCCGCACCAATCATACCCTTGATTATGGCGTTAAGGGATTAAAAACCACTACCAAAATACTGAAAGACACAGGGTTGGTGCAAATCGGTGCCTATGTAACCGAAGAAGAAAGTAAAGAGATATATGTTTTTGAAAAAAATGGCATCAAAATTGCCTTTTTAAGTTATACATACGGAATGAATGAGATACCTATACCGAAACCATGGATGGTGAAGCTGATAGATTTAGAAGAGATAAAGAAAGATATTGAAATGGCAAAACCGTTTTGTGATTTTGTTATTGTTGCCCTCCATTTTGGCATTGAATATGAAAGGTTTCCCAATAAAGAACAAAAAAAGACCGTGAAAAAGATTGCCGAAATGGGTGCGGATATGATTATTGGCTCACATCCACATGTTATCCAACCGATTGAGGTTATTGAATTGGAACAAAAAAAAGTTTATGTAGCATATTCGCTCGGTAATTTTTTCTGTGGTCAACGAAAAAGATATACTGACACTGGAATAATGCTGAAGTATGTAATCGCAAAAGATAGCAATGCTACATACCTTAAAGAAATTAAATATATTCCAACTTATGTTGCAAAATATAAAATTGGCGATTCTTATAAATTCAGAATACTACCGATAGAAAAATCAATTAAACTTTATCAACAGGATTCATTGCAATACATTGGGGAAAAGAATTATAAAAGAATGGTTGAGGCATTGAAAGAGACTGTTGAACATATTGATAACTTACAGATAAACTTCACAAAAGAAGAATAA
- a CDS encoding ABC transporter ATP-binding protein, translated as MKTITQFWKERPVRLIFLILFTIVYTFLVLLFPYILKDLIDGIKSEFSTRQLFNAILILGIIGVLRSTAGVFLPYTRGRTNEIFNLKERNNIFKSIVVQGHSFFTKFSAGDVLERMDLDLGELSWFACSGIFRPLEGILTITFAIYFLSRIDWRLMLIAVLPMSVMILGYRFFSPKVYRYFKTWREIISQIHSYLQSNFSGIRIIKAYTLEKQNEEEFKKLLQNRVDSARKVFRIESLLQNMFASIEEIGIVLVLLCGGIFVIKNMITIGGLIAFMAYIMTLLGPMIDIANFFVIKKRAEVQVKRIEDIKNYPPDVRDTGKISKFDFTSLIAENLTFSYGEGVPAVLKEINIKISVGKKIGIAGTVGSGKSTLLKLLMHLYEPISGDIKLDGLSVRELNLRKYRGLFSYVPQEPSLFSDTIYNNIVFGKVIDENKIAQVIEISQLSDFIKNSPDGYNGLIGERGLKLSGGEKQRMAIARALLNEAKIMILDDATSNLDADTEKKLIQHIVEIQGMTVIVVSHRLSILSMCDYVYVLDKGKIVEEGTPEQLINKRGLYWSLYQYQLAEK; from the coding sequence ATGAAGACGATTACTCAATTCTGGAAAGAACGGCCGGTGCGGTTGATATTTCTAATTCTTTTTACGATAGTTTACACATTTCTTGTTCTATTATTCCCTTATATTTTAAAGGATCTTATTGATGGTATAAAGTCAGAATTTAGCACAAGGCAATTATTTAACGCAATTTTAATTCTTGGAATAATTGGGGTACTCCGTTCTACAGCAGGTGTGTTTCTTCCGTACACCCGAGGCAGAACTAATGAAATCTTCAATCTTAAAGAAAGAAATAATATATTTAAATCAATCGTCGTCCAGGGTCATTCTTTCTTTACCAAATTTTCCGCGGGTGATGTTCTGGAAAGAATGGATTTAGATTTGGGTGAATTGTCATGGTTTGCCTGCTCGGGAATATTCAGGCCGCTTGAAGGTATTTTGACTATCACCTTTGCCATATATTTTCTATCCCGTATTGATTGGAGATTGATGCTTATTGCTGTTTTACCAATGTCCGTAATGATTTTAGGTTATAGATTTTTTTCACCCAAAGTTTATAGATATTTTAAGACCTGGCGTGAGATAATATCACAGATTCATAGTTATCTCCAATCAAACTTTTCTGGAATTCGTATTATCAAGGCATACACACTTGAAAAACAGAATGAAGAAGAATTTAAGAAGTTGCTCCAGAACAGGGTTGATTCAGCAAGAAAGGTTTTCAGGATAGAATCTTTACTTCAGAATATGTTTGCATCAATAGAAGAGATTGGAATTGTGCTCGTCCTTTTATGTGGTGGAATATTTGTGATAAAGAATATGATTACTATCGGCGGGTTAATTGCATTTATGGCTTATATTATGACCCTTCTTGGTCCGATGATTGATATCGCAAATTTCTTTGTAATAAAAAAGCGTGCCGAAGTACAGGTGAAAAGAATTGAGGATATAAAAAATTATCCACCAGATGTAAGGGATACCGGAAAAATATCTAAATTTGATTTTACTTCACTTATTGCTGAAAATTTAACCTTCTCTTATGGCGAAGGTGTGCCTGCGGTTTTAAAGGAAATAAATATAAAAATTTCTGTTGGAAAAAAGATTGGAATAGCAGGGACCGTGGGCTCTGGCAAATCTACACTCTTAAAACTTCTAATGCATTTGTATGAGCCAATATCAGGTGATATTAAATTAGATGGTCTTTCGGTCCGTGAACTAAACTTAAGAAAATATCGTGGGCTGTTTTCCTATGTTCCACAGGAGCCTTCTTTATTTTCAGATACCATATACAATAATATAGTATTTGGGAAGGTTATTGATGAAAATAAAATTGCCCAGGTTATTGAAATCAGCCAGTTAAGTGATTTTATTAAAAATTCACCCGATGGTTATAATGGATTAATCGGGGAACGAGGACTAAAATTGTCAGGCGGTGAAAAACAGAGAATGGCAATCGCCCGTGCCCTCTTGAATGAAGCAAAAATCATGATTCTTGATGATGCCACAAGCAATCTTGATGCTGATACAGAGAAAAAATTGATTCAGCATATCGTTGAGATTCAAGGTATGACCGTAATAGTCGTTTCGCACCGATTATCAATTCTGTCAATGTGCGATTATGTTTATGTGCTGGATAAGGGAAAGATTGTTGAGGAGGGTACACCCGAACAATTGATTAATAAAAGGGGTTTATACTGGAGTCTATATCAATACCAGTTGGCGGAAAAATAG
- the recG gene encoding ATP-dependent DNA helicase RecG, with protein sequence MQKKQFLRLDSPVQYIKGIGPKRASYFKKLNVENVKDLLFLIPHRYLDYSTVLKIKDLKINDEATVIGRIHLIEIKKARHRGEMVNVLLKDETGSVVLRWFNRPDLKNKFKIGDWLIVSGKVTFFYNKQFINPIYEIIGDEETISEKTGGTIIPIYPLTEGLGIWDVRRAMNIAIELCLNEIVETIPEYILQKNNLPSLKEAIKDLHFPQAIEKAKKARQRLVYDEFFFFELALARRRLKAKSQEGVVLKQTCKLTNSFLNSLNFELTEGQKKVINEIIFDLAKSKPMNRLLQGDVGSGKTIVALFALLVAVENNYQGAMMVPTEILAEQHYINHRQILERLGVKSVLLTSSIKSSAREEVINQIQSGEAKIIFGTHALIEEGIIFKNLGLAIIDEQHRFGVMQRAALVNKGINPHFLVLSATPIPRTLALTLYGDLDISTLTEKPAGRGEVITKLYLENEKATVYRFINAELLKGRQAFVVCPIIEKSEKLELKSAKEIHEEVCNIFPNFSVGLIHGKLNTQERINIMSDFRNGKINILVATTVIEVGVDIPNATIMLILHPERFGLAQLHQLRGRIGRGAEKSYCFLILSKFVAQETYERLLFFERNNDGFALARKDMQLRGPGEILGKRQHGLPDIKIGDLEQDQELLFLARDDAFAVVSKDPEIKLPEHWPIRKYLSEFQKKEELLRIG encoded by the coding sequence GTGCAAAAAAAACAGTTTTTAAGACTTGATAGTCCGGTTCAATACATAAAGGGAATTGGACCAAAGAGGGCGAGTTATTTCAAAAAACTGAATGTTGAGAATGTAAAAGACCTCTTATTTTTAATTCCGCATCGGTATCTTGATTACTCCACTGTTTTAAAGATAAAAGACCTAAAGATTAATGACGAAGCAACGGTTATAGGCAGGATTCATCTTATTGAAATTAAAAAAGCAAGACACAGGGGAGAAATGGTCAATGTATTGTTGAAAGATGAAACAGGCAGCGTGGTATTAAGATGGTTTAACAGACCTGATTTGAAAAACAAATTTAAAATTGGTGATTGGTTGATAGTTTCAGGAAAAGTAACTTTTTTCTACAATAAGCAATTCATCAATCCTATTTATGAAATAATCGGAGACGAAGAAACAATTTCAGAAAAAACCGGGGGAACAATAATTCCGATATATCCATTAACAGAAGGACTGGGTATCTGGGATGTAAGAAGGGCAATGAATATCGCCATTGAGCTCTGTCTTAATGAAATTGTAGAAACTATCCCTGAATATATATTACAAAAAAATAATCTTCCATCATTAAAAGAGGCAATAAAAGATTTGCATTTTCCTCAGGCAATTGAAAAGGCAAAAAAAGCACGGCAGCGACTCGTTTATGATGAATTTTTCTTCTTTGAACTCGCCCTTGCTCGAAGAAGACTAAAAGCAAAGAGCCAGGAAGGTGTTGTTTTGAAACAAACCTGCAAATTGACCAATTCGTTTTTGAATTCATTAAATTTTGAACTCACTGAAGGACAGAAGAAGGTGATTAATGAAATCATCTTTGACTTAGCAAAGTCAAAGCCTATGAATCGTTTGCTCCAGGGAGATGTTGGTTCAGGAAAGACCATTGTCGCTCTCTTTGCCCTGCTCGTGGCTGTAGAAAACAATTATCAGGGTGCAATGATGGTTCCAACAGAAATTCTTGCGGAACAGCATTATATTAACCATCGCCAAATTCTGGAAAGGCTCGGCGTTAAATCAGTGCTCTTGACAAGCAGTATAAAAAGCTCAGCACGGGAAGAAGTGATAAATCAGATTCAGAGTGGCGAAGCAAAGATAATTTTTGGAACCCATGCCCTTATTGAAGAAGGAATTATTTTCAAAAATTTAGGATTGGCAATAATCGATGAACAGCATAGATTCGGCGTAATGCAAAGGGCAGCCCTTGTAAACAAAGGAATAAATCCACATTTTCTCGTGCTCTCAGCGACACCAATACCAAGAACACTTGCATTAACCCTTTATGGCGACCTTGATATTTCTACATTGACCGAAAAACCCGCGGGCAGGGGTGAAGTAATAACAAAATTGTATTTAGAGAATGAAAAAGCAACCGTCTACAGATTCATAAATGCCGAGTTACTTAAGGGACGTCAGGCATTTGTGGTATGTCCGATAATTGAAAAATCTGAAAAATTAGAATTGAAATCGGCAAAAGAAATTCACGAAGAGGTTTGCAATATATTTCCAAATTTTTCAGTTGGCTTAATACATGGAAAGCTCAACACACAGGAAAGAATAAATATAATGTCAGATTTTCGCAATGGAAAAATAAATATTCTTGTCGCTACAACAGTCATTGAAGTTGGAGTTGATATTCCCAATGCAACAATTATGTTGATACTACATCCCGAGCGATTTGGTCTGGCACAACTGCACCAGTTAAGAGGAAGGATTGGCAGGGGTGCAGAAAAATCGTATTGCTTTCTGATATTGAGTAAATTTGTTGCCCAGGAAACCTATGAGCGATTACTCTTTTTTGAAAGGAACAATGATGGATTTGCATTGGCAAGAAAGGATATGCAGTTAAGAGGGCCTGGTGAGATTTTGGGAAAAAGGCAGCACGGCTTACCAGATATAAAGATTGGAGACCTTGAACAGGACCAGGAACTATTATTTCTGGCAAGGGATGATGCATTCGCGGTAGTGAGTAAAGATCCTGAGATAAAATTACCCGAGCATTGGCCAATAAGAAAATATCTGAGCGAATTTCAGAAAAAAGAAGAATTGTTGAGAATAGGATAA